In Silene latifolia isolate original U9 population unplaced genomic scaffold, ASM4854445v1 scaffold_249, whole genome shotgun sequence, a single window of DNA contains:
- the LOC141639012 gene encoding F-box protein CPR1-like — protein MATLPTDIIVDILSRLSPKPLCCFKCVAKSWNSLINDPIFIKLHYTKSLNSKNPNLIISHDSLSIAEIQANDHRTFRFSDIDHPVKHLPSYPTVKFLGSCNGVVCISNRYKKTVFLYNPCTNTQRLIPPAPSNISEAVDPILTHYNPFVYKEVDHVTVFGFGYDSGSDDYKLLRCLEYYEERVLMSREVRLYSLKNNSWKRVVDDLIYPNQPGSDGFILMGFCISRWRLSRFSSSLIMIRGGVFCVMANYLKHALNMQFGWKLGRADFWVMKEHGKKESWVRLFSICDPVLIRNVDHIRPVIYSKDGGRILLEFAGRKFLWYDWSNKKFERVKARGLPPEDMPFDTFDFVGSLVSLGTDMKKPTGKTLPKKNMKKKNTDGFLATGFKLRL, from the exons ATGGCGACGCTTCCGACAGATATCATCGTCGATATCCTCTCACGCTTATCACCTAAACCCCTTTGTTGTTTCAAATGCGTCGCTAAATCCTGGAATTCCCTAATCAACGATCCTATTTTCATCAAACTGCACTACACAAAATCCCTAAATTCAAAAAACCCTAATCTCATAATTTCCCATGATTCGCTCTCCATTGCCGAAATTCAGGCGAACGACCACCGTACCTTTCGTTTTTCCGACATCGACCACCCTGTCAAACACCTTCCTAGCTACCCAACGGTCAAATTCCTCGGTTCTTGCAACGGCGTCGTTTGCATTTCCAACCGCTATAAGAAAACAGTATTTCTTTACAACCCTTGTACGAATACGCAACGTTTGATACCGCCGGCGCCGTCTAATATTTCGGAAGCGGTTGACCCGATTCTTACGCACTACAACCCGTTTGTGTACAAAGAGGTTGATCATGTCACTGTTTTCGGGTTCGGGTATGATTCAGGTAGTGATGATTATAAGTTGTTGAGGTGTCTTGAGTATTATGAGGAACGCGTGCTAATGAGTAGAGAGGTTAGGTTATATAGTTTGAAAAATAATTCTTGGAAACGGGTTGTTGATGATTTGATTTACCCTAATCAGCCTGGTTCTGACGGGTTCATATTAATGGGGTTTTGTATTTCAC GATGGAGACTTTCTCGCTTTTCGAGTTCTTTGATTATGATAAGA GGGGGTGTTTTTTGCGTAATGGCAAATTATTTGAAACATGCTCTTAATATGCAATTTGGTTGGAAATTGGGTCGAGCTGATTTTTGGGTAATGAAGGAACATGGGAAGAAGGAGTCTTGGGTTAGGTTGTTTAGTATATGTGATCCAGTGTTGATTCGGAATGTGGATCATATTAGGCCGGTTATTTACTCGAAAGATGGTGGAAGGATTTTGCTTGAATTTGCTGGCCGTAAGTTTTTGTGGTATGATTGGAGTAATAAGAAGTTTGAGAGGGTTAAAGCTAGGGGGTTGCCACCCGAAGATATGCCTTTCGATACCTTTGATTTTGTAGGTAGCCTTGTTTCGTTGGGGACTGATATGAAGAAGCCAACTGGGAAAACCCTGCCAAAGAAGAACATGAAAAA GAAAAATACAGACGGTTTTCTCGCAACTGGATTCAAGCTGAGGCTATGA
- the LOC141639013 gene encoding F-box protein CPR1-like, translating to MATLPTDIITDILSRLPSKSLCRFICVGKSWNSLINDPSFITLHHNFSLNSKNPNLIICHDSLSISEIPANNHHTLRFSDLDHPVNHLPDYATVQFLGSCNGILCISDRYKKTLFLYNPCTKTQRLIPPVPSSIPDDNDPLLTNYNPLVYKQVDHITVFGFGFDSGSDDYKLLRVVERYEERVQMGREVRLYSLKNNSWKRVSDELIYYPNQPFDGIHVNGVLYFLVTNEGGTAMVKCFDLKTEIFSVLAMFDYDRDCDNHNFVFCDLKGCFGVMANYLKHDYNMPYGWKLGRADLWVRKEIGKKECWVRLFSISDPVRIRNVSNIRPVVYSKDGGRILLEFSGSMFFWYDWVSNKFESVEATGLPHEEPFDTYAFVGSLVSLATDKKKTTVKTVPKKNTHKKNSGGFLSTGFKLRL from the exons ATGGCGACGCTTCCAACAGATATAATCACCGACATTCTCTCACGATTACCATCAAAATCCCTTTGTCGTTTCATATGCGTCGGTAAATCCTGGAATTCTCTAATCAACGATCCCAGTTTCATCACACTCCACCACAACTTTTCCCTAAATTCAAAAAACCCTAATCTCATAATTTGCCATGATTCTCTCTCCATTTCGGAAATTCCGGCGAACAACCACCACACCCTCCGTTTCTCTGACCTCGACCACCCTGTCAACCACCTCCCTGACTACGCAACGGTCCAATTCCTCGGTTCTTGCAACGGCATCCTTTGCATTTCCGACCGTTACAAGAAAACCCTCTTTCTTTACAACCCTTGTACCAAAACGCAACGTTTAATCCCGCCCGTACCGTCTAGTATTCCGGATGATAATGACCCGTTACTCACTAATTACAACCCACTTGTGTATAAACAAGTTGATCATATCACTGTTTTCGGGTTCGGGTTTGATTCGGGTAGCGATGATTATAAGTTGTTGAGGGTTGTTGAGCGTTATGAGGAGCGTGTGCAAATGGGTAGAGAAGTTAGGTTATATAGTTTGAAAAACAATTCTTGGAAAAGGGTTAGTGATGAATTGATCTATTACCCTAATCAGCCTTTCGACGGGATTCATGTTAATGGGGTTTTGTATTTCCTTGTTACAAATGAAGGTGGAACTGCAATGGTTAAATGTTTTGATCTTAAGACGGAGATTTTCTCCGTTTTAGCTATGTTTGATTACGATAGGGATTGCGATAATCATAACTTTGTTTTTTGTGATTTAAAGGGGTGTTTTGGTGTAATGGCAAATTATTTGAAACATGATTATAATATGCCGTATGGTTGGAAATTGGGTCGAGCTGATTTGTGGGTTAGGAAGGAGATTGGGAAGAAGGAGTGTTGGGTTAGGTTGTTCAGTATATCTGACCCGGTGAGGATTCGGAACGTGTCCAATATTAGGCCGGTTGTTTATTCGAAAGATGGTGGAAGGATTTTGCTTGAATTTAGTGGTTCTATGTTTTTCTGGTATGATTGGGTGAGCAATAAGTTTGAGAGTGTTGAAGCTACTGGGTTGCCACATGAGGAGCCTTTCGATACCTATGCTTTTGTGGGCAGCCTTGTTTCCTTGGCGACTGATAAGAAGAAGACAACGGTGAAAACTGTGCCAAAGAAGAACACACATAA GAAAAATTCGGGTGGTTTTCTCTCAACTGGGTTCAAGCTGAGGCTCTGA